The Gossypium arboreum isolate Shixiya-1 chromosome 6, ASM2569848v2, whole genome shotgun sequence DNA window gtgaattttgggttgtaaaactTGGTTTTTAAAGGACtgattttcaaatgatttgaaatgatttgattaagaatgtggtacaccgagttttCGGCATCAATCCTGTAACTATTCTAATAAACAGTTATGATATTATAGATAAACTATTCTAAAAACACTCTAGTTAGTGTATACTGAAACTGTAGTGAAACTGAAACAGATAGAGATTGTACTTGCGAAAAACAAACTCTAAATTTATGATACTGCTATGTATAAAACATCTGTTAACAAATACTAAAACTATAACTGACTTATAAAATTCATAATACAGATAAATCTGAATAGACATTAGCGCACGAGGTATCCGTGGGCGTGGTgctagaggccgaggtagaggccgtagggGGCCTCGAGCTGGGTCCTCATTCTAGGTAGTATACTGCATTTGGATACGAGTGAGACGTTGTATCacctgctactgagactgggtctcaagatTGTATGGCTAGGGACGACGCATTGTCTCAGGCTATGTTAAGGATACTGGATAGGGTCACTGGGCCCAACACTAGATCTGGGGGCCGATGGTCGGTTACGGAACAACTCCAGTCCAATGGAACTGAActttttaggggtgtcacaggagTCGCCCCTAATGTGCCTGGGTATTGGATTGAGGTTACTGAAAGGATCATGGATGATTTAGACTATACATCTGAGAAAAAACTAAAGGGTGTAGTCTTGTTACTTCTCGATGAGGCTAACCTGTGGTGGCTAaccgttaaggagggcactcaagCTGATTGTTTGTCTTGGGAGTTCTTTAAGTCTGCCGTCCAAGGGGAGTATGTGGGTGCAAGTTACATTGATGGTCGTAGGCGTGAGTTTCTAAACCTCACTCAAAGAGACCGatctgtggccgagtatgaggccaaaTTTTTGAGACTGAGCCATTATGGGCGAGGTATGGTGGCGTCGAAATATGAGAGATGTGCCCGTTTTGAAGATGGCCTTAGGGATAACTTGagggtactgatagctccacagaaggAGCTAGAGTTGTCTGTTCTAGTGGAGAAGGCGAAGATCACCAAAGAGGTTAAGCACGCTGAGCACCAAAACAGAGATCGTGAgaggggtaagaacaagagggattctgAGCCTTCGAATTCAGTACAAAGGCTTAAGAAAAAGGTCAGGACTGATGGGTCGGTTAGAGTTGGGCCCCCTGTTGCTCCTACTGGATTGCATCTGTGTAGAGATTGTGGTAGACACCATCAAGGTGAGTGTTTGAGGAGGACTAGGGCATGTCTGAGATGTGGGGCCCCTGAGCACCATATTCGAGATTGTCCATTGAGGGACGATCAGGTGCAAGCTCCGGGTTCTGGTACTGCATAGCCACAGAGGGTAGTccagcagccacctaggggccatCATCAgtctaggggtggtaatggtatgggctgATGATAGAGAGCactgggcagaggtgctggacagacTGAGTCAACGCAGCCTGCTCTGGCTTATACTACACAtcacaaaaaagaagaaaatacaCCTGACGTTATTACC harbors:
- the LOC108484935 gene encoding uncharacterized protein LOC108484935: MARDDALSQAMLRILDRVTGPNTRSGGRWSVTEQLQSNGTELFRGVTGVAPNVPGYWIEVTERIMDDLDYTSEKKLKGVVLLLLDEANLWWLTVKEGTQADCLSWEFFKSAVQGEYVGASYIDGRRREFLNLTQRDRSVAEYEAKFLRLSHYGRGMVASKYERCARFEDGLRDNLRVLIAPQKELELSVLVEKAKITKEVKHAEHQNRDRERGKNKRDSEPSNSVQRLKKKVRTDGSVRVGPPVAPTGLHLCRDCGRHHQGECLRRTRACLRCGAPEHHIRDCPLRDDQVQAPGSGTA